One window of Penaeus chinensis breed Huanghai No. 1 chromosome 1, ASM1920278v2, whole genome shotgun sequence genomic DNA carries:
- the LOC125027324 gene encoding sulfotransferase 1E1-like gives MKLASGHEAAILEGEERERMNNDWQGFFKGLVRLTPGRWLLPAPYLNFGDKYYSFQFKPSDVVVMTYSKSGTTWMQEIVWTMRNNPELDHPMTNTHIFARSPFLEFDMITACSETPPPLDHPMVQAFFKMCPGKSPLDGAQLQMAEVLPEPRTIKSHLPFSLLTPGLLDTAKVVGVIRNPKDVIVSFHHHCRLIAGQKYVGSFEDFVTYFVEDDLIYGPYWLHLKEMWEKREHPNLLIVFYEDLKADVMKELKRLNEFMGTGLTETQLGNVQRHTSFGEMKAREKTLIGQDLFNQDVFKKDGGFFRKGQSGDWKGKLTPELEAKVDQYVQQKLSDLKIPFNFS, from the exons atgaagctgGCAAGTGGTCATGAAGCCGCCATCTTGGAAGGAGAAGAACGGGAACGAATGAATAACGACTGGCAAGGTTTCTTCAAAGGATTAGTTCGCCTTACCCCCGGTAGATGGCTCTTACCGGCGCCTTACCTCAACTTTGGAGACAAGTATTACAGTTTCCAG TTTAAGCCGAGCGACGTGGTGGTGATGACCTACTCGAAGAGCGGCACGACGTGGATGCAGGAGATCGTGTGGACGATGAGGAACAACCCCGAGCTCGACCATCCCATGACCAACACGCACATCTTCGCCCGCTCGCCGTTCCTCGA aTTCGACATGATCACAGCCTGCAGCGAAACACCACCCCCCTTGGACCACCCGATGGTGCAGGCCTTCTTCAAGATGTGTCCGGGGAAGAGCCCTCTCGACGGCGCGCAACTGCAGATGGCCGAGGTGCTACCGGAACCGCGTACTATCAAGAGCCATTTGCCGTTTAGTCTCCTCACTCCGGGGCTTCTCGACACGGCCAAA GTCGTTGGGGTGATCAGGAACCCCAAGGACGTGATCGTGTCCTTCCACCATCACTGTCGCCTCATCGCCGGCCAGAAGTATGTTGGCTCCTTCGAGGACTTCGTGACGTACTTCGTCGAGGACGATC TGATATACGGGCCGTACTGGCTCCACCTGAAGGAGATGTGGGAGAAACGCGAACACCCGAACCTCCTAATCGTCTTCTACGAGGACCTCAAGGCCGACGTCATGAAGGAGCTGAAGCGGCTAAACGAGTTCATGGGCACGGGGCTGACGGAGACGCAGCTGGGAAACGTGCAACGCCACACGTCCTTCGGGGAGATGAAGGCAAGGGAGAAGACGCTCATCGGCCAAGACTTATTCAACCAGGACGTCTTCAAGAAGGACGGAGGATTCTTTAGAAAAG GTCAGTCCGGCGACTGGAAGGGCAAGCTGACACCTGAGCTCGAAGCCAAGGTCGACCAGTACGTTCAGCAGAAGCTCAGCGACCTCAAGATCCCCTTCAATTTCTCCTAA